The following are encoded together in the Candidatus Omnitrophota bacterium genome:
- the gltA gene encoding NADPH-dependent glutamate synthase: MRNKVPQQPPKKRISNFFEVALGYSKEQAEAEAKRCLQCKQPACVKGCPVQINIPAFIKLIKEGKRKEALSKIKERNNLPAVCGRVCPQEDQCEAACILNKKKIPINIGALERYASDYELENKQHLEGSATGAGTKVAVVGSGPAGLTCAADLAKLGFKVTVFESLHFAGGVLTYGIPEFRLPKQIVANELDYIRSLGVEIKPGILIGNTFSIKDLFQEGYKAVFIATGAGLPQFLDIPGESAKRVYSANEFLTRVNLMKAYKFPEYATPIAIGKKVAVIGAGNVAMDSARVALRLGASVSLVYRRTEVEMPARVEEVQNAKEEGVKFFLLSQPKEILMDKNGFAIGLKCIKMKLGEPDASGRKRPLPVEDSDFIIEADTVIVAIGQSPNPLLPKTVPGIKMNADGTIQVNDNMMTSIPGVFAGGDIVTGADTVISAMGAGKKAAVEIEKYINKI, translated from the coding sequence ATGCGTAATAAAGTCCCACAGCAGCCACCAAAAAAGCGTATCAGTAACTTTTTTGAAGTGGCCTTAGGTTATTCTAAAGAGCAGGCTGAAGCTGAAGCTAAGCGATGCCTTCAGTGTAAACAGCCCGCATGTGTAAAAGGCTGTCCCGTCCAGATTAATATCCCTGCTTTTATTAAGTTGATTAAAGAAGGAAAACGTAAGGAGGCGCTTAGTAAGATTAAGGAGAGAAATAATCTTCCTGCTGTCTGCGGCCGGGTTTGTCCGCAGGAGGACCAATGTGAAGCCGCCTGTATATTGAACAAAAAGAAAATCCCGATTAATATCGGTGCGCTTGAAAGATATGCTTCGGATTACGAGTTAGAAAATAAGCAACATCTTGAAGGCTCGGCAACCGGCGCAGGCACAAAGGTTGCTGTTGTCGGAAGCGGGCCCGCAGGATTGACTTGCGCTGCGGATTTGGCAAAACTTGGATTCAAGGTAACAGTCTTTGAGTCACTGCATTTTGCCGGCGGGGTTTTGACTTACGGGATACCTGAATTCAGGCTGCCAAAACAAATAGTTGCCAATGAACTTGATTATATCCGTAGTTTGGGTGTGGAAATAAAGCCCGGTATTTTAATAGGCAACACTTTCAGTATTAAAGACCTTTTTCAAGAGGGTTACAAAGCTGTATTTATAGCCACTGGAGCAGGCCTGCCACAGTTCCTTGATATTCCCGGAGAAAGCGCAAAGAGAGTTTACTCTGCGAATGAATTTCTTACCAGGGTAAATTTAATGAAGGCTTATAAATTTCCGGAATACGCAACACCGATAGCTATCGGAAAGAAGGTAGCGGTAATCGGCGCAGGCAATGTTGCAATGGATTCAGCCAGGGTTGCACTTCGCTTAGGGGCAAGTGTTTCTCTGGTTTACCGCAGGACCGAAGTTGAGATGCCGGCCAGGGTCGAAGAGGTCCAGAATGCAAAAGAAGAGGGCGTCAAATTTTTCTTGCTATCGCAGCCTAAGGAAATCCTGATGGACAAAAACGGTTTCGCAATCGGATTAAAATGCATAAAGATGAAACTAGGTGAGCCCGATGCTTCGGGAAGGAAGCGGCCTTTACCTGTAGAAGATTCGGATTTTATTATTGAGGCAGATACTGTAATAGTCGCCATAGGCCAGAGCCCAAATCCTCTGTTGCCTAAAACGGTTCCCGGGATTAAAATGAATGCTGACGGCACCATACAGGTTAATGATAATATGATGACTTCTATCCCAGGTGTTTTTGCCGGAGGTGATATTGTTACCGGCGCCGATACTGTAATTTCAGCGATGGGGGCAGGTAAGAAAGCGGCTGTAGAGATAGAGAAGTATATTAATAAAATATAA
- the panB gene encoding 3-methyl-2-oxobutanoate hydroxymethyltransferase: MEKITVKNILALKSQRKITMLTAYDYPFGQFVDKAGIDMILVGDSLANVVLGLDSTTKVGMPEMLHHAKAVARAVKRALIIGDMPFESYQINTEESVVNARRFIEEANCDAVKLEWFDKCLEVTESIVKSGIDVMGHIGLTPQTAEKQGGFKVQGKDAEAAQKIIQQALALEKCGCFALVLECVPDRIAEMITQKLKIPTIGIGAGPYCDGQVLVIHDMLGLFERYTPKFVKKYVDLSGLITEAITNYKNDVLEGKFPSKEHTFTIKEDEVKKIR; this comes from the coding sequence ATGGAAAAAATAACAGTAAAGAATATCTTGGCGCTTAAAAGTCAGCGCAAAATCACTATGCTTACCGCGTATGATTATCCTTTCGGCCAATTTGTAGATAAAGCAGGCATAGATATGATTTTAGTCGGGGATTCTTTGGCCAATGTTGTCTTAGGGCTGGATTCTACTACCAAAGTCGGTATGCCTGAAATGCTTCATCATGCTAAAGCAGTTGCCAGGGCAGTAAAGCGGGCGTTAATAATCGGTGATATGCCTTTCGAATCATATCAGATTAATACAGAAGAGTCGGTTGTAAATGCGCGAAGATTTATAGAAGAAGCAAACTGCGATGCCGTTAAGCTTGAATGGTTTGACAAGTGTCTTGAAGTCACCGAGAGCATAGTTAAATCAGGTATAGACGTAATGGGCCATATCGGGCTCACTCCTCAGACAGCCGAAAAGCAGGGCGGATTCAAAGTCCAGGGTAAGGATGCCGAGGCGGCTCAGAAGATAATCCAGCAGGCGCTTGCTTTAGAAAAATGCGGGTGTTTTGCTTTAGTGCTTGAATGTGTACCTGACAGAATAGCGGAGATGATAACCCAAAAATTAAAGATACCGACTATCGGTATCGGCGCAGGCCCTTATTGTGACGGGCAGGTATTGGTTATTCATGACATGCTTGGTTTGTTTGAAAGATACACGCCAAAGTTCGTAAAGAAATATGTTGATCTCTCCGGATTAATAACCGAGGCGATCACAAATTATAAAAATGACGTACTTGAAGGTAAGTTTCCTTCCAAGGAGCACACTTTTACTATAAAAGAAGATGAAGTCAAGAAAATCCGGTAA
- a CDS encoding glycine--tRNA ligase, which translates to MADNLMENIVSLCKRRGFIFQSSDIYGGLANTWDYGPYGVELKNNLKRAWWKSVVYDRDDILGLDASILMHPRVWEASGHVQNFFDLKSDCKKCKKRFKSEDLKGNKTCPECGGELTEGRPFNLMFKTYQGPVEDATNLIYLRPETAQGMFVNFSNIIDSKHPKLPFGLAQVGKSFRNEITPGNFTFRTREFEQMEIEYFVNPKDADKKLEEWIEYRFEWYLNLGLKKDSLRKRKHAENELAHYAKACTDIEYNFPFGWSELEGVANRTDFDLRQHSEASGKDLRFFDDSSKERFFPYIIEPSGGVDRSVLAFLVDAFAQEKVKDDTRVVLKLHKDLAPVKVAVLPLLRNKPEIVELAKRISRELKKAFVTVYDDTGAIGKLYRRQDEVGTLYCVTIDVQSLDDKQATVRDRDTMKQDRVEINNLKKYILDKICS; encoded by the coding sequence ATGGCCGATAATTTAATGGAAAATATAGTATCTTTATGCAAACGGCGCGGCTTTATCTTCCAATCCTCAGATATCTACGGCGGTTTGGCTAATACCTGGGATTACGGCCCTTATGGGGTAGAGTTGAAGAATAACCTTAAACGTGCCTGGTGGAAGTCGGTAGTCTATGATAGGGATGATATCCTTGGGCTGGATGCCTCGATTTTAATGCACCCAAGGGTCTGGGAGGCTTCTGGCCATGTGCAGAACTTTTTTGATTTAAAAAGTGATTGCAAGAAGTGCAAAAAGCGCTTTAAATCCGAAGACCTGAAAGGAAATAAAACTTGCCCGGAATGCGGCGGAGAATTGACAGAAGGCAGGCCGTTTAACCTGATGTTTAAGACTTACCAGGGCCCGGTTGAAGATGCGACTAATCTTATTTATCTCAGGCCTGAGACCGCGCAAGGCATGTTCGTAAATTTCTCAAATATAATTGATTCAAAGCACCCTAAGCTTCCTTTTGGTTTGGCTCAAGTAGGCAAGTCATTCCGTAACGAGATAACCCCCGGTAATTTTACTTTCAGGACAAGAGAATTCGAGCAGATGGAGATCGAGTATTTTGTGAACCCTAAAGATGCGGATAAGAAATTGGAAGAGTGGATTGAGTACCGCTTTGAATGGTATTTGAACCTGGGTTTAAAAAAAGACAGTTTAAGGAAACGCAAACATGCCGAAAACGAATTGGCGCATTATGCTAAGGCATGTACCGATATCGAATATAATTTCCCATTTGGCTGGTCAGAACTCGAAGGCGTTGCAAACCGGACGGATTTTGATCTCAGGCAGCACTCAGAGGCAAGCGGCAAGGATTTAAGGTTCTTTGACGATTCAAGCAAGGAAAGGTTTTTCCCGTATATAATTGAGCCTTCCGGCGGAGTTGACAGGAGCGTATTGGCATTCTTGGTAGATGCATTTGCGCAGGAAAAGGTCAAGGATGATACAAGGGTTGTCTTAAAGCTGCATAAGGATCTGGCGCCGGTAAAGGTAGCTGTGCTGCCTTTGCTTAGGAATAAACCGGAGATTGTGGAGTTAGCAAAGAGAATCTCCCGGGAACTTAAGAAAGCATTTGTTACTGTTTATGACGACACAGGCGCAATCGGCAAGCTCTACAGAAGGCAGGATGAAGTCGGCACGCTCTATTGTGTCACAATAGACGTCCAGTCCCTTGATGATAAACAAGCTACAGTCAGGGACAGAGATACCATGAAGCAGGATAGGGTAGAAATTAATAATTTAAAAAAATATATTTTAGACAAAATATGTTCATGA
- a CDS encoding pyruvate, phosphate dikinase, translating into MAKYVYFFGGGKADGNESMKNLLGGKGANLAEMAGSKDLKLPVPPGFTITTDVCTYYYEHKRAYPKGLNEQVKEALKKVEKLMGREFGDSENPLLVSVRSGARRSMPGMMETVLNVGLTEKTIPGLIKQSGGNSRFVYDAYRRLIMMYSDVVMEKAGGIEPKDSESGIRKQLEKIMSELKNVLGYKTDTELTCDDLKKLCRLFKEKVKEVLKKEFPDDPYDQLWGGIGAVFASWNGKRAISYRRIENIPDEWGTAVNVQTMVFGNMGNDSATGVAFTRNPGNGEGQFYGEYLINAQGEDVVAGIRTPAPINSYSTSEHNKEMLTLEKAMPKIYRQLFDIQLKLEKHYHDMQDIEFTIEKGRLFMLQCRVGKRNGPAAVRMAVDMVKEKLINKETAALRVTPAQLDELLHPVIDPKAEIKSKPIAKGLPAGPGGATGQIVFSANDAVEWAKKGKKVILVREETNPEDVEGMRAAQAILTARGGMTSHAALVARGWGKCCIVGCGGIHIEYNEKELHADGKVLKEGDWITLNGTKGNVYEGQLPMMDAGEENKLLSSFLRLCSSIKKLGVRTNADTPEDAKRARQFGAEGIGLFRTEHMFYGKGSDQPLFLLRKMIVSKTEAERKKALGELFPYVKKDIKGTLEAMDGFPVVFRLLDPPLHEFVPREESKLNELAKELNISLDELRSRAEALHESNPMMGHRGVRLGVTYPEISSMQIEAIFEAAAELIQEGKKPYPEIMIPVVCDVKELQDQLVIAKTVYQSVLKKYNLKNIKHMFGTMIEVPRATLVADKLASVAQFFSFGTNDLTQMGFGFSRDDIGGFLPHYLNKGILPEDPFQSIDQEGIGELIKIGINKGRSASPKLEVGICGEHGGEPKSVEFCHKVGMDYVSCSPFRVPIAILAASQAELKDKAKEKGKKKK; encoded by the coding sequence ATGGCAAAGTATGTTTACTTCTTTGGAGGGGGTAAGGCTGACGGCAATGAATCTATGAAGAATCTTTTGGGCGGCAAGGGCGCTAACCTTGCTGAAATGGCTGGAAGCAAAGATTTGAAGCTCCCTGTTCCCCCGGGATTTACTATTACTACAGATGTTTGCACATATTACTACGAACATAAAAGGGCTTATCCAAAAGGCTTAAACGAACAGGTAAAAGAAGCCCTTAAGAAAGTGGAGAAATTGATGGGCAGGGAATTCGGCGACTCCGAAAACCCGCTTTTGGTTTCCGTGCGTTCAGGCGCAAGGAGATCTATGCCAGGGATGATGGAAACAGTCCTTAATGTCGGCTTAACTGAAAAAACAATACCCGGACTCATAAAGCAGAGCGGCGGTAACAGCCGGTTTGTATATGATGCATACCGTCGTTTGATAATGATGTATTCTGATGTTGTCATGGAGAAGGCAGGCGGCATTGAGCCGAAAGATTCAGAATCCGGAATACGCAAACAGCTGGAAAAGATAATGTCGGAGTTAAAGAATGTCTTGGGGTATAAAACCGATACAGAGCTTACTTGTGATGACTTAAAGAAGCTTTGCAGGTTATTTAAGGAGAAGGTCAAAGAAGTGCTCAAAAAAGAGTTTCCTGATGATCCATATGATCAGTTATGGGGAGGCATAGGAGCTGTGTTTGCATCGTGGAACGGTAAAAGAGCTATCAGCTATAGAAGGATAGAAAATATTCCTGATGAATGGGGTACAGCAGTAAATGTCCAGACAATGGTTTTTGGAAATATGGGCAATGATTCAGCAACAGGCGTAGCTTTTACAAGAAATCCCGGTAATGGAGAGGGGCAATTTTACGGTGAGTACCTTATTAATGCGCAGGGTGAAGATGTCGTCGCCGGTATAAGGACACCAGCGCCGATTAATAGCTATTCTACTTCAGAGCATAATAAAGAGATGCTTACTTTGGAAAAAGCCATGCCAAAAATATACAGGCAGCTATTTGATATCCAGCTAAAGCTTGAGAAACATTACCATGATATGCAGGATATTGAGTTTACGATTGAAAAAGGCAGGCTATTTATGTTGCAGTGCAGGGTCGGCAAACGCAACGGCCCGGCAGCTGTGCGTATGGCTGTTGATATGGTCAAAGAAAAACTTATCAATAAAGAAACAGCCGCTTTAAGAGTGACTCCTGCCCAACTTGATGAGCTCTTGCATCCTGTAATAGACCCGAAGGCCGAAATAAAAAGCAAGCCGATAGCCAAGGGGTTGCCTGCAGGTCCGGGCGGTGCTACAGGGCAGATAGTTTTCTCTGCAAATGATGCGGTTGAATGGGCAAAAAAAGGCAAAAAAGTAATATTGGTAAGAGAAGAGACTAATCCTGAGGATGTTGAAGGTATGCGTGCTGCTCAGGCTATACTTACTGCAAGAGGCGGCATGACATCGCATGCTGCGTTGGTTGCGCGCGGCTGGGGCAAATGCTGCATTGTAGGCTGCGGAGGTATCCATATTGAATATAACGAGAAGGAATTACATGCCGATGGCAAAGTATTAAAGGAAGGCGATTGGATTACTCTTAACGGCACAAAAGGCAATGTTTATGAAGGCCAGCTTCCTATGATGGATGCCGGGGAAGAGAACAAACTGTTAAGCAGTTTCTTGAGACTGTGCAGTTCTATCAAGAAATTAGGAGTGCGCACTAACGCAGATACCCCTGAAGATGCAAAGAGGGCAAGGCAATTCGGGGCAGAGGGTATTGGATTGTTCAGGACAGAGCATATGTTTTACGGAAAAGGCTCTGACCAACCGCTATTTCTTTTGCGTAAAATGATTGTTTCTAAGACTGAGGCTGAGAGGAAGAAGGCGCTTGGCGAATTGTTCCCTTATGTAAAAAAAGATATTAAAGGGACCCTTGAAGCTATGGACGGTTTTCCTGTGGTCTTCAGGCTGCTTGATCCTCCGTTGCATGAATTTGTCCCGCGCGAAGAGTCAAAGTTGAATGAGTTAGCAAAAGAATTGAATATCAGCCTTGATGAACTGCGTTCCCGCGCCGAGGCTTTACATGAGTCTAATCCGATGATGGGGCACCGCGGAGTCCGTTTAGGCGTTACTTATCCTGAAATAAGCTCTATGCAGATAGAAGCTATATTTGAAGCTGCAGCTGAACTTATCCAGGAAGGCAAAAAACCCTATCCGGAGATAATGATACCGGTTGTCTGCGATGTAAAAGAATTGCAGGACCAGCTTGTAATTGCAAAGACAGTTTACCAGAGTGTGCTTAAGAAATATAATTTAAAAAATATAAAACATATGTTTGGGACAATGATAGAAGTCCCCCGCGCAACATTGGTTGCTGATAAGCTTGCAAGCGTTGCCCAATTCTTCTCTTTCGGGACCAACGACCTTACACAGATGGGTTTTGGTTTCTCAAGAGACGATATCGGCGGATTCTTGCCGCATTACCTTAATAAGGGCATACTCCCTGAAGACCCGTTTCAGAGTATTGACCAGGAAGGTATTGGCGAGTTGATTAAGATAGGAATTAATAAAGGCCGCTCTGCCTCACCGAAGCTTGAAGTCGGTATCTGCGGAGAGCATGGAGGAGAGCCTAAATCAGTTGAGTTCTGCCATAAAGTAGGCATGGATTATGTAAGCTGTTCTCCTTTTAGGGTGCCTATCGCCATACTTGCCGCATCCCAGGCAGAGTTGAAGGATAAGGCTAAGGAGAAGGGGAAGAAGAAAAAGTAA
- a CDS encoding RNA polymerase sigma factor RpoD/SigA has translation MEALKSYLKDIRSIRLLTAEDEVRLSKRVKKGDEMARKEMIRANLRLVINIAKRYMYLGIPLLDLIEEGNLGLMKAVDKFDHKKGFRFSTYAAWWIKQAITRSISEQGKTIRVPVYMSEIISKWKKAKEHLSQKLKRIPNDEEIAKNIKLPKDKIEQVNFWLTSSTSSLEAPVGDDNDNQVMDLVEDKTAISPDSTIERLLDKERVDNLLEIMTDRERNILDMRFGLAQGKPHTLAEVAGKLKISRERVRQIEEAALRKLRRFVEQQEKELK, from the coding sequence ATGGAAGCCTTAAAATCATACCTCAAAGATATAAGAAGCATACGGCTTTTGACTGCCGAAGATGAAGTCCGCCTTAGCAAAAGGGTTAAAAAAGGCGATGAGATGGCGCGTAAAGAGATGATCAGGGCCAACCTGCGCCTTGTAATAAACATAGCTAAGAGATATATGTATTTAGGTATACCTTTGCTCGACCTGATAGAAGAAGGCAATCTTGGCTTAATGAAGGCCGTGGATAAATTTGACCATAAAAAAGGTTTCAGGTTTTCTACTTATGCTGCCTGGTGGATAAAACAGGCTATAACCCGCTCAATATCTGAGCAGGGTAAGACTATCAGGGTCCCTGTGTATATGAGTGAAATAATAAGCAAGTGGAAGAAGGCAAAGGAGCATCTTTCGCAGAAACTTAAGCGTATACCGAACGACGAAGAGATCGCAAAGAATATAAAACTGCCTAAGGATAAGATTGAACAGGTTAATTTCTGGCTCACCAGTTCTACTTCCTCCCTTGAGGCTCCGGTGGGTGATGATAATGATAATCAGGTAATGGACCTGGTTGAAGATAAGACAGCCATATCCCCAGATTCTACTATAGAGCGTTTACTGGATAAGGAGAGGGTGGATAATTTGCTGGAGATTATGACTGACAGGGAGAGGAACATACTGGACATGCGTTTCGGGCTTGCGCAAGGCAAACCGCATACGCTTGCAGAAGTGGCTGGCAAACTAAAGATTTCAAGGGAAAGGGTCCGTCAGATAGAAGAAGCAGCGCTTAGAAAATTAAGAAGGTTTGTTGAACAGCAGGAAAAGGAGTTAAAATGA
- a CDS encoding adenine phosphoribosyltransferase, which produces MSGEFDFKKYIRDIPDFPKKGIIFKDITTLLKDKKAFKAAVEIIADKFKGKKIDIVMAVESRGFILGAAVANRLNAGFVPVRKKGKLPWQTISASYELEYGTDTLEVHKDALKKGDRVLLVDDLIATGGTAGAVIDLIKQLEGKICGIAFLIELAFLNGKEKLKGYPVYSLIKY; this is translated from the coding sequence ATGAGCGGGGAATTTGATTTTAAGAAATATATCCGAGACATTCCCGATTTTCCCAAAAAAGGGATAATCTTTAAAGATATAACCACGCTTTTAAAAGATAAGAAAGCCTTTAAGGCGGCCGTAGAAATTATCGCCGATAAATTTAAGGGTAAAAAAATAGATATTGTTATGGCTGTTGAATCAAGAGGTTTTATCTTAGGGGCAGCTGTTGCCAACCGGCTTAATGCCGGCTTTGTCCCTGTCCGCAAAAAAGGCAAGCTTCCGTGGCAGACGATATCTGCAAGTTATGAGCTTGAATACGGCACGGATACGCTTGAGGTGCACAAAGATGCCTTAAAGAAGGGCGACAGAGTCTTATTAGTCGATGATTTAATAGCTACAGGCGGGACTGCCGGAGCGGTTATAGATTTAATTAAGCAGCTTGAAGGCAAGATCTGCGGTATTGCTTTTTTGATTGAGTTGGCTTTTCTTAACGGAAAAGAAAAACTTAAAGGGTATCCGGTTTATTCTTTGATTAAATATTGA
- a CDS encoding histidinol phosphate phosphatase domain-containing protein, which translates to MYNLHSHTLLSDGVLLPSELAMRHFSLGYKALAITDHVDYSNIEHVTDSIIRFVKAWPKNLGIKVLSGIELTHLPLEQVGLLTKYARKKGIQVIVAHGQTPAEPVLKGFNRAAIEAGIDILAHPGQITEEEVLLAKKFGVFLEITTRKGHKITNSHVLKTALNVGAKIIVNTDCHAPEDILGRDAMNVFYAETGISENEINKINSDVEEHFFNQRRRC; encoded by the coding sequence ATGTACAACCTCCATTCCCACACACTACTAAGCGACGGGGTGCTTCTTCCGTCAGAACTGGCAATGAGGCATTTTTCTCTCGGATATAAAGCCTTAGCCATAACAGACCATGTTGATTACAGCAATATTGAGCATGTAACGGATTCCATTATCAGGTTTGTTAAGGCCTGGCCCAAAAACCTGGGTATAAAAGTATTATCGGGCATAGAATTGACACATCTGCCTTTAGAACAGGTAGGTTTATTAACTAAATACGCCAGAAAGAAAGGCATCCAGGTTATAGTGGCGCACGGCCAAACCCCGGCGGAGCCGGTTTTAAAAGGATTCAACCGCGCGGCAATAGAGGCTGGTATAGACATTCTGGCTCATCCCGGCCAAATCACGGAAGAAGAAGTTCTGCTTGCCAAAAAATTTGGTGTTTTCCTGGAAATAACCACCAGAAAAGGGCACAAGATAACAAACAGCCACGTGTTAAAAACGGCATTAAATGTCGGCGCAAAAATAATCGTTAATACTGATTGCCATGCCCCCGAGGATATATTAGGCCGTGATGCGATGAATGTATTCTATGCTGAAACCGGTATTTCTGAAAATGAAATTAATAAAATAAACTCTGATGTAGAAGAACATTTTTTCAATCAAAGGAGGAGGTGCTGA
- a CDS encoding four helix bundle protein, whose protein sequence is MDKGYKKLLVWQKADELALQIYLETKRFPKDEIYGVTSQLRRAAISVPTNIAEGSGRQNKSESKQFINISLGSLAETEYLLEFCFRLKYLDEENFNRLEELRNDVGALLWNLYKSFT, encoded by the coding sequence ATGGATAAAGGATACAAAAAACTTTTAGTTTGGCAGAAGGCAGATGAATTAGCTTTACAAATTTATCTTGAGACAAAGCGATTCCCTAAAGATGAAATATATGGTGTTACTTCCCAATTAAGAAGAGCGGCTATCTCTGTCCCCACCAATATCGCTGAAGGCTCAGGTAGGCAAAACAAATCAGAATCTAAACAATTCATAAATATTTCTTTAGGCTCTTTAGCCGAAACCGAGTATTTATTAGAATTCTGTTTCCGTCTTAAATACTTAGATGAAGAAAATTTTAATAGGTTAGAAGAATTACGGAATGATGTTGGCGCCTTACTTTGGAATCTTTATAAAAGCTTTACGTAA
- a CDS encoding ParA family protein, with translation MRIISVTNQKGGCGKTTSSINLAASLAANNKKVLLIDLDPQAHATFGLSVKADLNIYNVLSKMTHRKAKLGDIINKIDDNFDLAPSSIVLSTLEQELASEIGRESRLLDTLNNFRADYDYVLIDCPPNLGILTINAMRAANEVIIPVEASRFALEGVSQLVEIINLIRDRLGHSIDYHVLVTNFDSRLRHSFMLLDKIRITFKDKLFSTMIHVNVKLKEAQNSGAHILKYDKYCRGAKDYYSLSREVILQERTPGTFTPVLEKRMKEILKKELPKLTEVVFAFSAPEAKNVYIAGDFNGWATDEKARMQLNDGKWTKRVSLKPGSYHYRFVVDGKWVEDFNNPLREENPYGEMDSIVKIA, from the coding sequence ATGCGTATAATTTCCGTTACAAACCAGAAGGGCGGATGCGGCAAAACGACTTCATCAATTAATCTGGCAGCAAGCCTTGCGGCTAACAATAAGAAAGTATTGCTTATAGATTTAGACCCTCAGGCTCATGCGACATTCGGCTTAAGCGTTAAGGCTGATCTTAATATTTATAACGTCCTTTCTAAGATGACGCATAGAAAAGCAAAGCTTGGCGATATAATCAATAAAATAGATGATAATTTTGACCTTGCGCCTTCAAGCATAGTTTTAAGCACGCTTGAGCAGGAGTTAGCCAGCGAAATCGGCAGGGAGTCGCGTCTTTTAGACACCTTAAATAATTTCCGCGCTGATTATGATTACGTGTTAATCGATTGCCCTCCCAACCTCGGGATTTTGACGATAAATGCCATGCGTGCGGCAAATGAGGTGATCATACCGGTAGAGGCTTCAAGGTTTGCCTTAGAAGGCGTAAGCCAGCTTGTTGAAATAATAAACCTTATCAGAGACAGGCTTGGGCACTCCATAGACTATCATGTATTGGTCACTAATTTTGACTCAAGGCTCAGGCATTCTTTTATGCTTCTTGATAAAATAAGGATAACTTTTAAAGACAAATTATTCAGCACCATGATACATGTTAATGTAAAGTTAAAGGAAGCCCAGAACAGCGGCGCGCATATTCTAAAATATGATAAATATTGCCGTGGAGCCAAAGATTATTACAGTCTTTCCCGCGAAGTTATCCTGCAGGAAAGGACTCCCGGGACGTTTACCCCCGTGCTTGAGAAGCGCATGAAAGAGATACTTAAGAAAGAATTACCTAAGCTTACGGAGGTTGTATTTGCTTTTAGCGCACCTGAGGCTAAAAACGTCTATATCGCCGGAGACTTTAATGGCTGGGCAACCGATGAGAAGGCGCGTATGCAGCTTAACGATGGCAAATGGACCAAGAGGGTAAGCCTTAAGCCAGGCTCTTACCATTACCGTTTTGTAGTTGACGGAAAATGGGTAGAAGATTTTAATAATCCATTAAGAGAAGAGAATCCTTATGGTGAAATGGATTCTATAGTAAAGATCGCGTAA
- a CDS encoding nitroreductase family protein produces MQTLEALKTRRSVRVFKPKPIDAGSIEAILEAGGNAPTARNVQPWEFIVVTKKEVLHDIASLAENGRFIKDSACCIAVFCDNTKYYLEDGCSATVNILNAAHELGIGSCWVAGDKKPYCESIRQMLGCPAHLKLVSLIALGYPQEVPVPPGKRPLNEIIHKDKF; encoded by the coding sequence ATGCAGACCTTAGAGGCATTAAAGACCAGGCGCAGTGTCAGGGTATTTAAGCCAAAACCGATTGATGCCGGCTCTATTGAAGCAATACTGGAGGCAGGAGGCAATGCCCCCACAGCCAGGAATGTGCAACCCTGGGAATTCATAGTTGTGACAAAGAAGGAAGTCCTGCATGATATAGCTTCTTTGGCTGAAAATGGCCGTTTTATCAAAGATTCTGCCTGTTGTATAGCGGTGTTCTGTGATAATACTAAATATTACCTGGAAGATGGTTGTTCTGCTACGGTCAACATTTTAAATGCCGCCCATGAGTTAGGTATAGGCAGCTGCTGGGTCGCAGGGGATAAGAAACCGTATTGTGAGAGCATAAGGCAGATGCTTGGGTGCCCGGCGCACCTGAAACTGGTAAGCTTAATCGCTTTGGGCTATCCGCAAGAGGTTCCCGTTCCGCCTGGCAAGAGGCCCTTGAATGAAATTATTCATAAGGATAAATTCTAA
- a CDS encoding translation elongation factor-like protein, whose product MLGVVTHYFPKVRAAVIKLKGLLSVGDKIRIKGHTTDFTQVVNSIQIDHVVVNQAKKGAEIGLLVNSRVRQHDAVTKA is encoded by the coding sequence ATACTCGGAGTAGTAACGCACTATTTTCCTAAAGTAAGAGCGGCTGTAATCAAGCTTAAGGGCCTGCTTTCCGTAGGCGACAAAATTAGGATTAAAGGCCATACAACAGATTTTACTCAAGTAGTCAATTCTATTCAGATTGACCACGTTGTAGTTAACCAGGCTAAAAAAGGCGCAGAAATAGGCCTTTTGGTGAATTCTCGGGTCAGGCAGCATGACGCTGTAACTAAAGCTTAA